A genomic region of Chitinimonas arctica contains the following coding sequences:
- a CDS encoding D-2-hydroxyacid dehydrogenase, giving the protein MLNIVFLDRASLPVPLPPLAPAHRWTEYPSTDPAQLLERCADADIVISNKVMLDAATLKALPRLKLIAVAATGVNNVDLAAAASQGIAVCNIRAYAEISVPEHALMLMLTLLRSLPAYQRDLAAGAWQRSPYFCHFGAPVRDLHGRTLLIVGGGALGQRTATLARAFGMQIQFAEHKGHSDCRAGYVPFADGLAKADVISLHCPLNEQTRNLIGPAELAAMKSDAVLINTARGGLVDEAALLTALQEGRLGGAGMDVLHEEPPRRGNPLLTAELPNLLITPHIGWASFEAMSSLAAQLIGNIEAWMAGEPRNLL; this is encoded by the coding sequence ATGCTCAATATTGTCTTTCTGGACCGCGCCAGCCTGCCTGTACCGCTGCCGCCCCTGGCGCCGGCACACCGGTGGACGGAGTATCCCTCCACCGATCCGGCGCAATTGCTCGAACGCTGCGCCGATGCCGATATCGTGATCAGCAATAAGGTGATGCTGGATGCCGCAACGCTCAAAGCCCTGCCCAGGCTCAAGCTGATCGCGGTGGCGGCAACCGGCGTCAACAATGTGGATCTCGCGGCGGCGGCAAGCCAGGGTATCGCGGTGTGCAATATCCGCGCGTATGCCGAAATCAGCGTGCCCGAGCATGCCTTGATGCTGATGCTGACGCTGCTGCGCAGCCTGCCGGCTTATCAGCGCGATCTAGCCGCAGGCGCTTGGCAACGCTCGCCCTACTTCTGCCATTTCGGCGCGCCGGTGCGCGACCTGCATGGTCGGACGCTATTGATCGTCGGTGGCGGCGCGCTGGGTCAACGCACCGCCACGCTGGCCCGCGCCTTCGGCATGCAGATCCAGTTCGCCGAACATAAGGGCCATAGCGATTGCCGTGCGGGCTATGTGCCGTTCGCGGATGGGTTGGCCAAAGCCGATGTCATCAGCCTGCACTGTCCCTTGAACGAACAAACCCGCAATCTGATCGGGCCTGCCGAATTGGCGGCCATGAAGTCCGACGCCGTCCTGATCAATACCGCGCGAGGCGGCTTGGTGGATGAGGCCGCCCTATTGACGGCCTTGCAGGAAGGCCGCCTTGGTGGCGCTGGAATGGATGTACTGCATGAGGAACCGCCGCGACGGGGGAATCCACTGTTGACGGCTGAGCTGCCGAATCTCCTGATCACCCCCCATATCGGCTGGGCGAGTTTCGAGGCCATGAGCAGCTTGGCGGCGCAACTGATCGGCAATATCGAGGCATGGATGGCCGGCGAGCCGCGCAATCTGCTGTAA
- a CDS encoding DUF2189 domain-containing protein, whose product MAEMFEELAPAALNPRVRDLPWYTPFAWLGLGWRDMRAMPHGSLFYGVAFVAMGWSFKLLFAHAPEETITLVTGFLLAGPFTCLGLYEISRLHETVERVQLLPTFTAFRHNVAGIGLFSLLLALLVAGWMRVSVVIFALFFTENLPKLSLLFSFSFLSEENLLFLIIWLGSGALFASLAFALSVVSIPVMLDRDTDTFTAIFASVRVVLANPACMLTWSLLIVLLVLAGFALWGVGIIVTAPLVGHATWHAYRALIE is encoded by the coding sequence ATGGCGGAAATGTTCGAAGAGCTTGCGCCGGCCGCGCTCAATCCACGCGTCCGCGACCTGCCCTGGTATACCCCCTTCGCCTGGCTGGGGCTGGGCTGGCGCGATATGCGCGCCATGCCGCACGGTAGCCTGTTCTATGGCGTGGCCTTCGTCGCCATGGGCTGGAGCTTCAAGCTGCTGTTCGCCCACGCGCCGGAAGAAACCATTACCTTGGTCACCGGTTTTTTACTGGCTGGCCCCTTTACCTGCCTGGGCCTTTACGAGATCAGCCGCTTGCACGAGACGGTCGAGCGCGTCCAGTTGCTGCCCACCTTTACCGCCTTTCGCCACAATGTCGCCGGCATCGGCTTGTTCTCGCTGCTGCTGGCCTTGCTGGTGGCCGGTTGGATGCGGGTTTCGGTGGTCATCTTCGCGCTGTTCTTCACCGAAAACCTGCCCAAGTTGAGCCTGCTATTTTCATTCAGCTTTCTCAGCGAAGAAAACCTGCTGTTTCTCATTATCTGGCTAGGCTCGGGCGCCCTGTTCGCCAGCCTGGCCTTCGCCCTGTCGGTGGTCTCCATCCCGGTCATGCTGGATCGCGACACCGACACCTTCACCGCCATTTTCGCCAGCGTCCGGGTGGTATTGGCCAACCCGGCCTGCATGCTGACCTGGAGCCTGCTGATCGTGCTGCTGGTCCTGGCTGGCTTTGCCCTATGGGGCGTGGGTATCATCGTGACCGCACCCTTGGTGGGGCACGCCACCTGGCACGCCTACCGCGCACTTATCGAATAG
- a CDS encoding FKBP-type peptidyl-prolyl cis-trans isomerase: protein MTDTLIIEDLIVGDGAEATAGQDVSVHYTGWLTDGTKFDSSKDRGIPFSFPLGAGHVIKGWDQGVQGMKIGGKRKLTIPPAMGYGARGAGGVIPANAVLVFEVELLGLA from the coding sequence ATGACCGATACCCTTATCATCGAAGACCTGATCGTCGGCGACGGCGCCGAAGCCACGGCCGGCCAGGACGTTTCGGTGCACTACACCGGCTGGCTGACCGACGGCACCAAGTTCGACTCCAGCAAGGATCGCGGCATCCCCTTCTCGTTCCCCCTGGGCGCCGGACATGTCATCAAGGGCTGGGACCAGGGCGTGCAAGGCATGAAAATCGGCGGTAAGCGCAAGCTGACCATTCCGCCGGCCATGGGCTACGGCGCACGCGGCGCCGGCGGCGTGATTCCCGCGAATGCCGTCCTGGTATTCGAAGTGGAACTGCTCGGCTTGGCCTGA
- a CDS encoding PhoX family protein: MSELQVHGEAMIDPDDIGHNPSNNADFGSVLDARLSRRGILRGGMGGAAAMLFGGLGVMGMSACSSSSDPQPPTVPVEPPPAPKFNFNAVAKNVLDALTLPAGYGYTVLFALGDPINNATPAYRNDGSDTGFDFRAGDHHDGMNYFGLNAAGTAADVNGSERALLAMNHENITGNFLHVAGATSSGGVRPQAEVDKEIAAHGVSVIEIQKLAGRFQLNRASAYNRRITGQTALELAGPAKGSAHMRTAYSVDGSKARGTINNCATGDTPWGTFLTCEENWAGYFARATGDNAKRTANEVASFKRYGISEGSSALGWHTLAGEQYQRWNASKVGVGADGSDDFRNEANTFGYVVEIDPYHPGAVVKKRTHLGRFAHECAVYAKPVVGKPVVFYMGDDSRNEYIYKYVSKAVWDAADASRGISAGDKYLDEGTLYVARFKEDGSGEWLALTMANAAISGSTAYNFTSLADICVHTRLAADAVGATKMDRPEWCSVNPKNGEVYFTLTNNSNRVVAAPGGSKLLPDAANPRAYEDAKGSSTSTSKGNVNGHIIRTAEVGGDPAALSFKWDIYLFAAEAGADAAINLSSLTADNDMSSPDGIWFSKRNGLLWVQTDDGAYSDVTNCMMLAAMPGQVGDGAAHKVANKIGGASLEVTTQKGKNPSNDTLRRFLVGPKGCEITGIAETPDGKALFVNIQHPGEETSVADLADPGRFQSHWPDGGNARARSATVVITRNDGGSIGI, encoded by the coding sequence ATGAGCGAATTGCAAGTGCATGGCGAAGCGATGATCGATCCCGACGACATCGGCCATAACCCCAGCAACAATGCCGATTTCGGCAGCGTGCTGGATGCCCGCCTGAGCCGGCGCGGCATACTGCGCGGCGGCATGGGGGGCGCGGCGGCCATGCTGTTCGGCGGACTGGGTGTGATGGGCATGTCGGCCTGCTCCAGCAGCAGCGACCCGCAACCGCCGACCGTACCGGTGGAGCCGCCGCCGGCACCCAAATTCAATTTCAATGCGGTGGCCAAGAACGTCCTGGACGCGCTGACCCTGCCGGCCGGCTACGGCTATACCGTGCTGTTCGCGCTTGGCGACCCCATCAATAACGCCACGCCAGCCTATCGCAACGACGGCAGCGATACCGGCTTCGATTTCCGCGCTGGCGATCACCATGACGGCATGAACTACTTCGGCCTCAATGCCGCGGGTACAGCAGCCGACGTGAATGGCAGCGAGCGCGCTTTGCTGGCCATGAACCACGAAAACATCACCGGCAATTTCCTGCACGTCGCCGGCGCTACCAGCAGTGGCGGCGTGCGGCCGCAAGCCGAAGTAGACAAGGAAATCGCCGCCCACGGGGTATCCGTGATCGAAATCCAGAAGCTCGCCGGCCGTTTCCAGCTGAACCGCGCTTCCGCCTACAACCGCCGCATCACCGGCCAGACCGCACTGGAACTGGCCGGTCCGGCCAAGGGTAGCGCGCATATGCGCACCGCCTATTCCGTGGACGGCAGCAAGGCGCGCGGCACCATCAACAATTGCGCCACGGGCGATACGCCGTGGGGCACCTTTCTTACCTGCGAAGAAAACTGGGCCGGCTATTTCGCCCGTGCCACTGGCGACAATGCCAAACGCACCGCCAATGAAGTGGCTTCGTTCAAGCGCTACGGCATCAGCGAAGGCAGTAGCGCGCTGGGCTGGCATACCCTCGCCGGCGAGCAGTACCAGCGCTGGAATGCCTCCAAGGTAGGTGTGGGCGCGGATGGCAGCGACGACTTCCGCAATGAGGCGAACACCTTTGGCTATGTGGTGGAAATCGACCCCTACCATCCAGGCGCCGTGGTGAAGAAGCGCACCCATCTGGGTCGTTTCGCCCACGAATGCGCGGTTTACGCCAAGCCGGTGGTGGGCAAGCCGGTGGTGTTCTATATGGGTGACGATTCGCGCAATGAATACATCTACAAATATGTATCGAAGGCCGTGTGGGATGCCGCCGATGCCAGCCGCGGCATCAGCGCCGGCGACAAGTACCTGGACGAAGGCACCCTCTATGTGGCCCGGTTCAAGGAAGATGGTTCGGGCGAATGGCTGGCCTTGACCATGGCGAACGCGGCGATTTCCGGCAGCACCGCTTACAACTTCACCAGCCTGGCCGATATCTGCGTCCATACCCGTTTGGCCGCCGATGCCGTGGGCGCCACCAAGATGGACAGGCCGGAGTGGTGTTCGGTCAACCCGAAGAACGGCGAGGTCTATTTCACCCTCACCAACAACTCCAACCGGGTTGTGGCTGCACCCGGCGGCAGCAAGCTGCTGCCGGACGCCGCCAACCCGCGTGCCTATGAAGACGCCAAGGGCAGCAGCACCAGCACCAGCAAGGGCAATGTCAACGGCCATATCATCCGTACCGCCGAAGTCGGTGGCGATCCGGCTGCATTGAGCTTCAAGTGGGACATCTATCTGTTCGCCGCGGAAGCCGGCGCCGATGCCGCCATCAATCTATCCAGCCTGACCGCCGACAACGATATGTCCAGCCCGGACGGTATCTGGTTCAGCAAGCGCAATGGCCTGCTCTGGGTGCAGACCGACGACGGCGCTTACTCCGACGTCACCAACTGCATGATGCTGGCAGCCATGCCGGGCCAGGTCGGTGACGGTGCCGCTCATAAGGTCGCCAACAAGATCGGTGGCGCCAGCCTGGAGGTGACGACGCAAAAGGGCAAGAACCCCAGCAACGACACCCTGCGCCGTTTCCTGGTAGGTCCGAAGGGCTGTGAAATCACCGGTATCGCCGAAACGCCGGACGGCAAGGCGCTGTTCGTCAATATCCAGCACCCGGGTGAGGAGACCAGCGTGGCCGACCTGGCCGATCCTGGCCGCTTCCAAAGCCATTGGCCCGACGGCGGCAATGCCCGCGCCCGTTCGGCTACCGTGGTGATTACGCGTAATGATGGCGGCAGTATCGGTATCTAA
- a CDS encoding helix-turn-helix domain-containing protein: MVTFDMVTPQEMLLELAEKLRAKRLSLNLSQQTLSAKSGVSYGVLKKFERTGQISLESLLKLAFAVNSLDDFKNVFELPKPEEAFSLDELMQENKRKRGRK; this comes from the coding sequence ATGGTAACCTTTGACATGGTCACGCCTCAGGAGATGCTCCTTGAACTCGCCGAGAAGTTGCGAGCGAAGAGGCTTTCGTTGAATTTGAGTCAGCAGACTTTATCTGCAAAGTCCGGTGTCAGTTATGGTGTTTTAAAGAAATTTGAACGAACGGGCCAAATATCGCTTGAGTCGCTACTTAAGCTGGCCTTTGCAGTAAACTCATTGGATGATTTTAAGAATGTATTTGAACTTCCCAAGCCTGAGGAAGCTTTCTCATTAGATGAATTGATGCAGGAAAATAAAAGAAAACGGGGCCGGAAATGA
- a CDS encoding type II toxin-antitoxin system HipA family toxin, producing MSYVPQNLVYVYYHGLEGEILVGRLLRKGRKLYFEYDVDFLRLGLELSPFKLPLKSGVILPNDWTFEGLFGVFNDSLPDGWGRLLLDRKLMGLGINPGDLSPLDRLCFVGSNGMGALSYQPENTSSFTPLLSDLDEIDHEIQNYQAQEDGSYVDDLLALGGSSSGARPKILLHIDKDEWLVKFRSSLDPKDIGAIEYAYHLMAIDAGLNVPEAKFFPSRKGGGFFGVKRFDREGRRRIHMHTIAGLLHADHREPSLDYEAVMKVSKYLTRDSRECEVQFRNAVFNVLSHNRDDHSKNFSFLMTGNGTWSVSPAYDLTFSSGPSGEHTTMVMGAGKYPKREHLLKLAAVGGIKNDKALEITDQVFSAVKKWKVFARDTDVSKLQATRIAETLDLIAKDILN from the coding sequence ATGAGCTATGTTCCGCAAAATCTTGTTTACGTTTATTATCATGGTTTGGAAGGAGAAATTCTAGTCGGGCGCTTGCTGAGAAAAGGCAGAAAACTATACTTTGAATACGATGTCGATTTTTTAAGGCTCGGTCTTGAATTGTCACCCTTTAAGCTGCCTCTTAAATCCGGTGTTATCCTACCCAATGATTGGACTTTCGAAGGGTTGTTTGGTGTTTTTAACGACAGTTTGCCAGATGGCTGGGGACGCTTGCTGCTGGATCGAAAATTGATGGGTCTAGGCATCAATCCAGGAGATCTTTCTCCTCTCGACCGCCTTTGTTTCGTAGGTTCAAACGGCATGGGTGCCTTATCTTATCAGCCGGAAAATACAAGCTCATTCACCCCATTGCTCAGCGACTTGGACGAAATTGATCATGAAATTCAAAACTACCAAGCCCAAGAAGATGGTAGCTACGTTGATGACTTACTTGCCCTGGGGGGATCGTCTTCCGGGGCGCGCCCGAAAATATTATTGCATATTGACAAGGATGAATGGCTTGTCAAGTTCAGATCCAGCCTGGACCCTAAAGATATCGGCGCTATTGAGTATGCATATCATTTGATGGCCATTGATGCCGGTCTTAATGTGCCGGAAGCCAAATTCTTTCCATCCAGAAAGGGTGGCGGGTTTTTTGGTGTAAAACGATTTGATCGAGAAGGAAGACGGCGCATTCACATGCATACCATTGCCGGACTCTTGCATGCGGATCATAGAGAGCCATCTCTCGATTATGAAGCCGTCATGAAGGTAAGCAAGTACTTGACTCGTGATTCGAGGGAGTGCGAGGTGCAATTTAGAAATGCTGTTTTCAATGTGCTCAGCCATAATCGTGATGACCACTCGAAAAACTTTTCGTTCCTAATGACCGGCAACGGTACATGGAGTGTGTCACCAGCCTATGACTTGACCTTTTCTTCAGGTCCTTCTGGTGAGCACACAACCATGGTAATGGGGGCGGGGAAATATCCTAAGCGAGAGCACTTGCTAAAGCTCGCCGCGGTGGGTGGCATAAAAAATGATAAAGCGCTTGAAATAACTGATCAAGTATTCAGCGCGGTGAAGAAGTGGAAGGTTTTCGCGAGAGATACAGATGTTTCAAAACTACAGGCAACTCGAATTGCCGAAACCCTGGACCTTATTGCGAAAGACATTCTTAATTGA
- a CDS encoding DHCW motif cupin fold protein, translating to MRISDLPFGTTDWSAIEPTEHQGETGTAYWRTRRFGDIRVRMVEYTPGYLADHWCSKGHILLCLSGELHTELADGRRFDLRAGMSYQVADEAEPHRSSSVGGATLFIVD from the coding sequence ATGCGTATTTCCGACCTCCCCTTCGGCACTACCGACTGGTCCGCCATCGAGCCCACCGAGCACCAGGGCGAAACAGGCACGGCCTATTGGCGTACCCGCCGGTTTGGCGATATACGGGTTCGCATGGTCGAGTACACGCCGGGCTACCTGGCCGACCACTGGTGCAGCAAAGGACATATCCTGCTGTGCCTGTCCGGCGAACTGCATACCGAACTGGCGGATGGACGCCGCTTCGATTTACGTGCGGGTATGAGCTATCAGGTGGCCGATGAGGCAGAACCGCATCGGTCGTCAAGCGTGGGGGGTGCTACGCTGTTTATTGTCGATTGA
- a CDS encoding RCC1 domain-containing protein, translating to MKPSRLILALPPLLALSACLDGGDEPRPAVRMEMYGARGDTLVAVVERHDCEREAEVVWTDGAGVVLGRGDSLQDPIPEQPVTATASCDGAKQSRVLDRRRVYATSSAFAILREDSSVVAWGHPYWGGDPAKASASLTGVARIAASERAFAALKDDGSVVTWGSSLAGGDATEAGAELSDVVDILPGRLAFLARKRDGSSTSWGSARVLFDGDGATFSASSGMSAELVGQVRQVRDWVSNDSAFAVLDSTGNVQTWGDQDVVGDVDLTQLTGVRQLVGNRTDFAVLHADGTAYAWGAGFGGYPDKSVSENLTDIKKLYAGGLAFAALKHDGTVFSWGADGIADYGNDAGAAAEELTQVRTIYTNQVAFAALKQDGSVVSWGDAGRGDSGYLAIKSQLTKIRSVAATETAFAALRQDGSVLSWGEAERGGDSSKVAERLTGVVALYANDHAFAALKRDGSVVSWGVPAEGGDSSAVAAQLADIRAIYSSAYGGFLAVRRDGSYVSWGGRYAGGDSGAVAGKLKRIPFYKTSKAGEPRSPAF from the coding sequence ATGAAGCCATCCCGCCTGATACTAGCCCTGCCGCCGCTGTTGGCCTTGTCCGCCTGTCTTGACGGCGGCGACGAACCTCGACCGGCGGTACGAATGGAAATGTATGGCGCCCGGGGGGATACCTTGGTAGCCGTGGTGGAGCGGCACGATTGCGAGCGGGAAGCCGAGGTGGTTTGGACCGATGGGGCCGGTGTGGTACTGGGACGGGGCGATAGCCTGCAAGATCCCATCCCGGAACAGCCTGTCACCGCCACCGCCAGCTGCGACGGGGCCAAGCAAAGCCGCGTTTTGGATCGGCGCCGGGTCTATGCGACCAGCAGTGCATTTGCCATCTTGCGCGAAGACAGTAGCGTGGTGGCATGGGGGCATCCGTATTGGGGTGGCGATCCGGCCAAGGCGTCCGCGTCACTGACCGGCGTTGCCAGGATTGCCGCCAGCGAGCGGGCTTTCGCCGCGCTCAAGGACGATGGCAGCGTGGTGACCTGGGGTTCCAGCCTGGCTGGCGGCGATGCAACGGAAGCCGGCGCCGAGCTGAGCGATGTGGTCGATATTCTGCCGGGACGCCTGGCCTTCCTGGCCCGTAAGCGCGATGGCAGCAGTACCAGCTGGGGTAGCGCCCGGGTGTTGTTCGACGGTGACGGCGCAACGTTTTCTGCCTCCAGCGGCATGAGCGCGGAATTGGTTGGCCAGGTTCGCCAGGTGCGCGACTGGGTCAGCAATGACAGCGCCTTCGCGGTACTCGATAGCACCGGCAATGTGCAGACTTGGGGCGACCAGGATGTGGTCGGCGACGTGGACTTGACGCAACTGACGGGGGTGCGCCAGTTGGTGGGCAACCGCACCGACTTTGCCGTTCTGCACGCCGATGGGACCGCCTATGCCTGGGGAGCTGGCTTCGGGGGCTATCCGGACAAGTCGGTAAGCGAGAACCTGACCGATATCAAAAAGCTCTATGCCGGCGGCCTGGCCTTTGCCGCGCTCAAGCACGACGGCACGGTATTCAGCTGGGGCGCCGACGGTATCGCCGACTACGGCAACGATGCCGGTGCGGCGGCGGAAGAGTTGACCCAAGTACGTACCATCTATACCAACCAGGTTGCGTTCGCCGCGCTTAAACAGGACGGCAGCGTGGTGAGCTGGGGCGATGCCGGGCGTGGCGATAGCGGCTATCTCGCCATCAAGTCCCAGCTGACGAAGATCCGCAGCGTGGCTGCCACCGAAACGGCCTTTGCCGCCCTGCGCCAGGACGGCAGCGTGTTGAGCTGGGGCGAGGCGGAGCGGGGCGGGGATAGCAGCAAGGTGGCCGAGCGCCTGACCGGGGTGGTGGCGCTCTATGCCAATGACCACGCATTCGCCGCCTTGAAGCGCGACGGTAGCGTGGTGAGCTGGGGTGTGCCGGCAGAGGGAGGCGATAGTTCGGCCGTGGCCGCGCAGCTGGCCGATATCAGAGCCATCTATAGCAGTGCCTATGGCGGCTTCCTGGCGGTGCGCCGCGACGGTAGCTATGTCAGCTGGGGAGGCCGCTATGCCGGCGGCGACAGCGGTGCGGTGGCCGGTAAGCTCAAACGAATTCCCTTCTATAAGACATCGAAAGCCGGCGAACCGCGTTCGCCCGCTTTCTGA
- a CDS encoding S8 family peptidase: MPPSIRTISLGLSLFGLVLAQSATAGERRPSAAAQLRSAAIPGLIIKFRTPPMAGRVTPGEIRQQGAERVQRLAAPAARAGLTLQFSRRLATGADLFKLSRPLSSAAAFRLARSMQRQHPDIEYAEPDVINKVMGVGSAAGRPNDASFPAQWDLHEAAGGMNVPPAWLLGRGRGVVVAVLDTGVRPHADLQANLLPGYDFVSDMAASNDEDGRDDDASDPGDDCGLGNTWHGTHVAGTVAAVADNGIGISGVAPEAKVVPVRVLGMCGGRSSDIVDGMVWAAGGEVEGVPANANPARILNLSLGSAIPCLNSYREAVNRVVALGGLVVAAAGNESQNVRSDQPASCPGAFAVSAVNREGGRAYYSNYGAMVGIAAPGGELYTHEDGILSTLNDGVSELGNDSYDYYQGTSMAAPHIAGLAALMWSVNPRLSAAQIRSLIMSTARPFPAACASCGAGIADAEAAVKAAKALR; this comes from the coding sequence TTGCCGCCATCCATCCGTACCATTAGTCTGGGCTTGTCCCTCTTCGGCTTAGTGCTGGCCCAGTCCGCCACGGCCGGGGAGCGGCGCCCGTCCGCTGCCGCTCAGCTGCGCTCCGCCGCCATACCCGGATTGATCATCAAATTCCGCACCCCGCCAATGGCCGGCCGGGTCACGCCAGGCGAAATACGGCAGCAAGGCGCGGAGCGGGTGCAGCGCTTGGCGGCGCCTGCCGCCCGGGCAGGCTTGACGCTCCAGTTTTCCCGCCGCCTCGCCACCGGGGCCGATCTATTCAAGTTAAGCCGGCCGCTGAGCAGTGCGGCCGCTTTCCGCTTGGCCCGGAGCATGCAAAGGCAGCATCCGGATATCGAATACGCCGAGCCGGACGTCATCAATAAGGTCATGGGGGTGGGCAGTGCGGCCGGCCGGCCCAACGACGCCTCTTTCCCTGCCCAATGGGATCTGCATGAAGCGGCCGGCGGCATGAATGTGCCGCCGGCCTGGCTGCTCGGTCGCGGCCGGGGTGTCGTGGTGGCGGTGCTGGATACGGGTGTGCGGCCACATGCCGATCTGCAGGCCAATCTCTTGCCTGGCTATGACTTTGTCAGCGACATGGCGGCCAGCAATGACGAGGATGGCCGCGACGACGATGCCAGCGATCCTGGCGACGACTGCGGCCTGGGCAATACCTGGCACGGCACCCATGTGGCCGGCACGGTCGCGGCGGTGGCGGATAACGGTATCGGCATCAGCGGCGTGGCGCCGGAAGCCAAGGTCGTACCCGTGCGGGTGTTGGGTATGTGCGGCGGACGCAGTTCCGATATTGTCGATGGCATGGTCTGGGCTGCCGGCGGCGAGGTCGAAGGCGTGCCGGCCAATGCGAACCCGGCCCGTATCCTGAACTTGTCGCTGGGCAGCGCCATTCCTTGCCTGAACAGCTATCGCGAGGCGGTCAACCGGGTGGTGGCGCTAGGCGGCCTGGTAGTCGCCGCTGCCGGCAACGAGAGCCAGAATGTCCGCAGCGACCAACCGGCCAGCTGTCCCGGTGCTTTCGCCGTCTCGGCCGTCAATCGGGAAGGCGGCCGTGCCTATTACTCCAATTATGGCGCCATGGTTGGAATCGCCGCGCCAGGCGGTGAACTCTATACCCATGAGGACGGGATTCTTTCCACGTTGAATGACGGTGTGAGCGAGTTGGGCAACGATAGCTACGACTACTACCAAGGCACGTCGATGGCGGCGCCCCATATCGCCGGCCTGGCGGCGCTGATGTGGTCGGTCAATCCTCGCCTGAGTGCGGCACAGATACGTAGCCTGATCATGTCGACCGCGCGGCCCTTTCCGGCGGCCTGCGCGAGCTGCGGCGCCGGTATTGCCGACGCGGAGGCCGCCGTCAAAGCGGCCAAGGCACTGCGCTGA